The following are encoded in a window of Limibacillus sp. genomic DNA:
- a CDS encoding acyl-CoA/acyl-ACP dehydrogenase gives MSEALLKTPSDESPLLPELQALCAQALAAAESYQEAAKAGVKAKVAPAGKVDPALFEAEQFAGHGYAWLATYVAALREMLHWAQRLEAAGKLGEREALMLQAAYGEYLSQMLGGIALSQVEVLRPQDLGAGDAAQRLAADPAVAKLRAEGNTAALRQRLAALIGDALEGGSFGDPAYDDETLEMIREQFRRIAEEHREAAHQWHLKDELIPIEVIQELAELGVFGLTVPEEWGGLGMGKTAMCVVTEELSRGYIGLGSLGTRSEIAAELIRLGGTPEQKEKWLPRIASGEILPTAVFTEPNTGSDLGSLRTRAVKDGATYKITGNKTWITHAARSDVMTLLARTNPEEKGYKGLSMFLAEKPRGTEAEPFPAEGMTGGEIEVLGYRGMKEYELAFDGFEVKAENLLGGEEGQGFKQLMATFESARIQTAARAVGVAQSAMEIGLKYARERQQFGKAIYGFPRVSGKLAWMAVETMIARQLTLFSAREKDSDRRCDIEAGMAKLLGARVAWSNADNALQIHGGNGYAQEYEISRVLCDARILNIFEGAAEIQAQVITRGLLAPGRN, from the coding sequence ATGAGCGAAGCCCTCCTCAAGACCCCGAGCGACGAGAGCCCCCTGCTGCCCGAGCTACAGGCGCTCTGCGCCCAGGCGCTGGCCGCCGCCGAGAGCTATCAGGAGGCCGCCAAGGCCGGGGTCAAGGCGAAGGTGGCGCCCGCCGGCAAGGTCGATCCCGCGCTGTTCGAGGCCGAGCAGTTCGCCGGCCACGGCTATGCCTGGCTCGCGACCTACGTGGCCGCGCTGCGCGAGATGCTGCACTGGGCCCAGCGGCTGGAGGCCGCGGGCAAGCTGGGCGAGCGCGAGGCGCTGATGCTCCAGGCGGCCTACGGCGAGTATCTAAGCCAGATGCTGGGCGGCATTGCCTTGAGTCAGGTCGAGGTGCTGCGCCCGCAGGACCTGGGCGCAGGCGACGCGGCCCAGCGGCTGGCCGCCGATCCCGCCGTCGCCAAACTGCGCGCCGAGGGCAACACGGCGGCGCTGCGCCAGCGTCTGGCCGCGCTGATCGGCGACGCGCTGGAGGGCGGATCCTTCGGCGACCCCGCCTACGACGACGAGACGCTGGAGATGATCCGCGAGCAGTTCCGCCGCATCGCCGAGGAACACCGCGAGGCCGCCCACCAGTGGCACCTGAAGGACGAGCTGATCCCCATCGAGGTGATCCAGGAGCTGGCCGAACTGGGCGTCTTCGGCCTGACCGTGCCCGAGGAGTGGGGCGGCCTCGGCATGGGCAAGACGGCCATGTGCGTGGTGACGGAAGAACTCTCGCGCGGCTACATCGGCCTCGGCTCTCTCGGCACCCGCTCGGAGATCGCCGCCGAGTTGATCCGCCTGGGCGGCACGCCCGAGCAGAAGGAGAAATGGCTGCCCCGGATCGCCTCGGGCGAGATCCTGCCGACGGCGGTCTTCACCGAGCCCAACACCGGCTCCGACCTCGGCTCGCTCAGGACCCGCGCGGTCAAGGACGGGGCGACCTACAAGATCACCGGCAACAAGACCTGGATCACCCACGCCGCGCGCTCCGACGTCATGACGCTGCTGGCGCGCACCAACCCGGAGGAGAAGGGCTACAAGGGCCTTTCCATGTTCCTGGCCGAAAAGCCGCGCGGAACCGAGGCCGAGCCCTTCCCCGCCGAGGGCATGACCGGCGGCGAGATCGAGGTCCTGGGCTACCGGGGCATGAAGGAATACGAACTGGCCTTCGACGGCTTCGAGGTGAAGGCCGAGAACCTGCTGGGCGGGGAGGAGGGCCAGGGCTTCAAGCAGCTCATGGCGACCTTCGAGTCCGCGCGCATCCAGACGGCCGCGCGCGCCGTCGGCGTGGCGCAGTCGGCGATGGAGATCGGCCTCAAGTACGCGCGCGAGCGCCAGCAGTTCGGCAAGGCGATCTACGGCTTTCCCCGCGTCTCCGGCAAGCTCGCCTGGATGGCGGTCGAGACCATGATCGCCCGCCAGCTGACCCTCTTCTCGGCGCGCGAGAAGGACTCCGACCGGCGCTGCGATATCGAGGCGGGCATGGCGAAGCTCCTGGGCGCGCGCGTCGCCTGGTCCAACGCCGACAATGCGCTCCAGATCCACGGCGGCAACGGCTACGCCCAGGAATACGAAATCTCCCGCGTCCTCTGCGACGCCCGCATCCTCAACATCTTCGAAGGCGCCGCCGAGATTCAGGCCCAGGTGATCACGCGCGGGCTGCTGGCGCCTGGACGGAATTGA
- the ccrA gene encoding crotonyl-CoA carboxylase/reductase, producing the protein MSDTANNAAQSPSQDGDNVVPLTTQQAGGKDLYEIGEIPPLGHVPKQMYAWAIRPERHGPPEEAMQLEVLETPAIDSNEVLVMVMAGGVNYNGVWAGLGKPISVFKVHGADYHIAGSDASGIIWAVGNKVKRWKVGDEVVIHCNQDDGDDEECNGGDPMNSPSQRIWGYETPDGSFAQFTRVQAQQLMPRPKHLTWEESACYTLTLATAYRMLFGHRPHILRPGHNVLVWGASGGLGSMAIQLIATAGANAIGVISDESKRDFVMSMGAKGVINRKDFNCWGQMPTVNTDEYKTWFDETRKFGKAIWDITGKGNNVDFVFEHPGESTFPVSCFVVKRGGMVVFCAGTTGYNITFDARYVWMHQKRVQGSHFANLMQASQANNLMIERRIDPCMSEVFGWDDIPRAHTKMWNNQHKPGNMAAANKTTKSPVR; encoded by the coding sequence ATGAGTGATACCGCGAACAACGCAGCCCAGAGCCCTTCGCAGGACGGCGACAACGTCGTGCCTTTGACGACGCAGCAGGCCGGGGGCAAGGACCTTTACGAGATCGGCGAGATTCCGCCGCTGGGCCACGTGCCCAAGCAGATGTACGCCTGGGCGATCCGCCCCGAGCGTCACGGCCCCCCGGAGGAGGCCATGCAGCTGGAGGTCCTGGAGACCCCGGCGATCGACTCCAACGAAGTGCTGGTCATGGTGATGGCCGGCGGCGTCAACTACAACGGCGTCTGGGCCGGCCTGGGCAAGCCCATCTCGGTCTTCAAGGTGCACGGCGCCGACTACCACATCGCGGGTTCCGACGCCTCCGGCATCATCTGGGCGGTCGGCAACAAGGTGAAGCGCTGGAAGGTCGGCGACGAGGTGGTGATCCACTGCAACCAGGACGACGGCGACGACGAGGAGTGCAACGGCGGCGACCCGATGAACAGCCCCTCCCAGCGGATCTGGGGCTACGAGACGCCGGACGGCTCCTTCGCGCAGTTCACCCGCGTGCAGGCCCAGCAGCTGATGCCCCGCCCCAAGCACCTGACCTGGGAAGAGAGCGCCTGCTACACCCTGACGCTGGCGACCGCCTACCGCATGCTGTTCGGCCACCGCCCGCACATCCTGCGGCCCGGCCACAACGTTCTGGTCTGGGGCGCTTCGGGCGGCCTGGGCTCCATGGCGATCCAGCTGATCGCGACGGCAGGCGCCAACGCCATCGGCGTGATCTCCGATGAATCCAAGCGCGACTTCGTGATGTCCATGGGCGCCAAGGGCGTGATCAACCGCAAGGACTTCAACTGCTGGGGCCAGATGCCCACGGTCAACACGGACGAGTACAAGACCTGGTTCGACGAGACCCGCAAGTTCGGCAAGGCCATCTGGGACATCACCGGCAAGGGCAACAACGTCGACTTCGTGTTCGAGCATCCCGGCGAGTCGACTTTCCCGGTCTCCTGCTTCGTGGTGAAGCGCGGCGGCATGGTGGTCTTCTGCGCGGGCACGACCGGCTACAACATCACCTTCGACGCCCGCTACGTCTGGATGCACCAGAAGCGCGTCCAGGGCAGCCACTTCGCCAACCTCATGCAGGCCAGTCAGGCCAACAACCTGATGATCGAGCGCCGCATCGATCCCTGCATGTCCGAAGTCTTCGGCTGGGACGACATCCCGCGCGCGCACACGAAGATGTGGAACAACCAGCACAAGCCCGGAAACATGGCCGCTGCAAACAAGACCACCAAGAGCCCCGTTAGGTGA
- a CDS encoding protein meaA produces MPGSQKETKVAAAQEQRSEADNNGGRDRPWLFRTYAGHSTAAASNALYRKNLERGQTGLSIAFDLPTQTGYDSDHVLARGEVGKVGVPVSHIGDMQTLLEGIPLDRMNTSMTINATAPWLLALYVAAAEKQGVARESLTGTTQNDIMKEYLSRGTYIFPPQASMKLTADSIAFTYRELPKWNPTNVCSYHLQEAGATPVQELAYALATAIAVLDAVKASGQVPETDFPKVVGRISFFVNAGLRFVTELCKMRAFVDLWDEICRERYGVEEEKYRRFRYGVQVNSLGLTEQQPENNVYRILIETLAVTLSKKARARAVQLPAWNEALGLPRPWDQQWSLRLQQILAYETDLLEYGDLFDGSPVIDAKVEELKEAAREELARIDEMGGAIAAVENAYMKERLVESNARRLAAIESGRQTVVGVNAYTSAEPSPLSAGEGSILTVDPEVEAAQVESLKAWRAGRDGAAAEAALAELSRTAREGGNIMEASIACAHAGVTTGEWGDALRKVFGEYRAPTGVGRAVGRSGAAAQAIDEVREEVAALSTRLGRRLKMLVGKPGLDGHSNGAEQIAVRARDCGFEVVYEGIRLTPAQIANAALEEGVHVVGLSILSGSHLPLVKEVLRLLAEQGLSDLPVVVGGIIPPEDAAELKAAGVAAVYTPKDFDLTGIMAAIVEIVGAGAKEAA; encoded by the coding sequence ATGCCGGGGAGCCAGAAAGAGACCAAGGTTGCTGCAGCGCAAGAGCAGCGGAGCGAAGCGGACAACAACGGCGGGCGCGACCGCCCCTGGCTGTTCCGCACCTACGCCGGCCACTCCACCGCAGCGGCCTCCAACGCGCTCTACCGCAAGAACCTGGAGCGGGGCCAGACCGGCCTTTCCATCGCCTTCGACCTGCCCACCCAGACCGGCTACGACTCCGACCACGTGCTGGCGCGCGGGGAGGTCGGAAAGGTCGGCGTGCCGGTCAGTCACATCGGCGACATGCAGACCCTGCTGGAGGGCATCCCCCTCGACCGCATGAACACCTCCATGACCATCAACGCGACCGCGCCCTGGCTGCTGGCGCTCTACGTCGCGGCGGCCGAGAAGCAGGGCGTGGCGCGCGAGAGCCTGACCGGCACGACCCAGAACGACATCATGAAGGAGTACCTTTCGCGCGGGACCTACATCTTCCCGCCGCAGGCCTCCATGAAGCTGACGGCCGACAGCATCGCCTTCACCTACCGCGAACTGCCCAAGTGGAACCCGACCAACGTCTGCTCCTATCACCTGCAGGAAGCGGGCGCGACGCCGGTGCAGGAGCTGGCCTACGCGCTGGCGACCGCGATCGCCGTGCTGGACGCGGTGAAGGCGTCGGGCCAGGTGCCGGAGACGGACTTCCCCAAGGTGGTGGGCCGCATCTCCTTCTTCGTCAACGCCGGTCTGCGCTTCGTGACCGAGCTCTGCAAGATGCGCGCCTTCGTCGACCTCTGGGACGAGATTTGCCGGGAACGCTACGGCGTGGAGGAGGAGAAGTACCGCCGCTTCCGCTATGGCGTGCAGGTCAATTCCCTGGGCCTGACCGAACAGCAGCCGGAGAACAACGTCTACCGCATCCTGATCGAGACGCTGGCGGTGACGCTCTCCAAGAAGGCGCGGGCGCGCGCCGTGCAGCTGCCCGCCTGGAACGAGGCGCTGGGCCTGCCGCGTCCCTGGGACCAGCAGTGGTCGCTGCGCCTGCAGCAGATCCTGGCCTACGAGACCGATCTTCTGGAGTACGGCGACCTCTTCGACGGCTCGCCCGTGATCGACGCCAAGGTCGAGGAGCTGAAGGAAGCCGCGCGCGAGGAACTGGCCCGCATCGACGAGATGGGCGGGGCCATCGCCGCCGTCGAGAACGCCTACATGAAGGAGCGGCTGGTGGAATCCAACGCCCGCCGTCTGGCCGCCATCGAATCGGGCCGCCAGACGGTGGTGGGCGTGAACGCCTACACCTCAGCCGAGCCCTCGCCGCTCTCCGCCGGGGAAGGCTCGATCCTGACCGTCGATCCCGAGGTCGAGGCCGCGCAGGTCGAAAGCCTGAAAGCCTGGCGCGCCGGGCGCGACGGGGCCGCCGCCGAGGCGGCGCTGGCCGAGCTCTCGCGGACCGCGCGCGAGGGCGGCAACATCATGGAGGCCTCCATCGCCTGCGCCCACGCCGGGGTGACGACCGGCGAGTGGGGCGACGCGCTCAGGAAGGTCTTCGGCGAGTACCGCGCGCCGACCGGCGTCGGCCGGGCCGTCGGGCGCTCAGGCGCCGCCGCCCAGGCCATCGACGAGGTGCGCGAGGAGGTGGCCGCGCTTTCAACGCGTCTCGGCCGCCGTCTCAAGATGCTGGTCGGCAAGCCCGGCCTCGACGGCCATTCCAACGGCGCGGAGCAGATCGCCGTGCGCGCCCGCGACTGCGGCTTCGAAGTGGTCTACGAGGGCATCCGCCTGACCCCCGCGCAGATCGCCAACGCGGCGCTGGAGGAAGGCGTCCACGTGGTCGGGCTCTCGATCCTCTCAGGCTCGCACCTGCCGCTGGTGAAGGAGGTTCTGCGCCTTTTGGCCGAACAGGGTCTCTCCGACCTGCCGGTGGTGGTCGGCGGGATCATCCCGCCCGAGGACGCCGCCGAACTGAAGGCCGCCGGTGTCGCCGCCGTCTACACCCCCAAGGACTTCGACCTGACCGGCATAATGGCCGCCATCGTCGAAATCGTGGGAGCAGGCGCGAAAGAGGCGGCCTAG
- a CDS encoding VOC family protein, whose product MHKSRLGVLVIDCKTDDLREAAHFWSAALGYGLGKLDEDGKYWALETPPDQIRVLLQCVDHEPRIHLDIEATDRPAEIERLKALGARDVAAIKSWTVLEAPSGHRFCVVNPQRPDLEEKGNAWG is encoded by the coding sequence ATGCACAAGTCACGCCTGGGGGTGCTGGTGATCGACTGCAAGACCGACGACCTGCGGGAGGCTGCCCATTTCTGGAGCGCAGCTCTCGGCTACGGGCTCGGCAAACTGGACGAGGACGGCAAGTACTGGGCGCTGGAGACGCCGCCCGACCAGATCCGCGTCCTGCTGCAATGCGTCGATCACGAACCGCGCATCCACCTGGACATCGAGGCGACGGACCGCCCCGCCGAGATCGAGCGCCTCAAGGCCCTGGGCGCGCGGGACGTCGCGGCGATCAAGTCCTGGACCGTCCTCGAAGCCCCCAGCGGCCACCGCTTCTGCGTCGTCAACCCGCAGCGCCCGGACCTGGAGGAAAAGGGGAACGCGTGGGGCTAG
- the panB gene encoding 3-methyl-2-oxobutanoate hydroxymethyltransferase → MTAAKQLRVPDIRARKGGPLVCLTAYSASIAALADEAADLVLVGDSLGNVLYGWDTTLPVTLDMMIAHGEVVARICRRALVVVDLPFGSYQESRAQAFASAARVLKETGAAAVKLEGGKEMAETVAFLTGRGVPVLGHVGLMPQQVHARGGFKRESDVEKVIADAKAIQEAGAFALVLEGVTPEVAKAVTEKTAVPTIGIAAGESCDGEIRVTEDLLGLNPSPPPFAETDKALRPAMQACLAAFAKKARREG, encoded by the coding sequence ATGACCGCCGCAAAGCAACTGCGCGTACCCGACATCCGCGCCCGCAAGGGCGGGCCGCTGGTCTGCCTGACGGCCTACAGCGCCTCCATCGCGGCGCTGGCCGACGAGGCGGCGGATCTGGTGCTGGTGGGCGATTCCCTGGGCAACGTGCTCTACGGCTGGGACACGACGCTGCCGGTCACCCTGGACATGATGATCGCGCACGGCGAGGTGGTGGCCCGCATCTGCCGCCGCGCGCTGGTGGTGGTGGACCTGCCCTTCGGCAGCTATCAGGAGAGCAGGGCCCAGGCCTTCGCCAGCGCGGCGCGCGTCCTGAAGGAAACCGGCGCCGCCGCCGTCAAGCTGGAAGGCGGCAAGGAAATGGCGGAGACCGTGGCCTTCCTGACCGGGCGCGGCGTGCCGGTCCTGGGCCATGTCGGCCTCATGCCCCAGCAGGTGCACGCGCGCGGCGGCTTCAAGCGCGAGAGCGATGTGGAAAAGGTGATCGCCGACGCCAAGGCGATCCAGGAGGCCGGGGCCTTCGCCCTGGTGCTGGAAGGCGTGACGCCGGAGGTCGCCAAGGCAGTGACCGAGAAGACCGCCGTCCCCACCATCGGCATCGCCGCCGGGGAAAGCTGCGACGGCGAGATACGCGTCACCGAGGACCTGCTCGGCCTCAACCCCAGCCCGCCGCCCTTCGCCGAGACCGACAAGGCGCTGCGCCCGGCCATGCAGGCCTGCCTCGCCGCCTTCGCCAAGAAGGCCCGGCGCGAAGGCTAA
- a CDS encoding NAD-dependent succinate-semialdehyde dehydrogenase: protein MLSDQRLWRELAYIDGKWRSADDNGTLEVVNPADDSYLGQVPAMGAGEVEGAVAAAEAAFKAWRRVTPQERHARLTAWHDAVVAAKEDLAIIMVLEQGKPLSEALGEIDYAASFLQFYAEEAKRVNIESVTSHLPDAEMTLTREPLGVAALVTPWNFPSAMITRKAAAALAAGCSAVVFPSSETPFSALALAELAERAGLPAGLFNVVTGHPQTVGPALCSHPKVRAVSFTGSTEVGRLIAHQGADSMKRLILELGGHAPFLVFADADLDKAVESAVSAKFATSGQDCLAANRILVERPVYDAFCKAYAARVEALTLGHGFEPEVEIGPLINEKALEKMEAQVVDALARGAKLVTGGKRAWPGSLFFLPTLLTDVPEDALIFREETFGPIAAVAAFDSEAEAVERANDTDYGLVAYLHSRDAARCRRLAGELEYGMVAVNRTKITGAPIPFGGVKQSGLGREGSRLGLEAFTEVKYICRDLG from the coding sequence ATGTTGAGCGACCAGCGCCTCTGGCGCGAGCTCGCCTACATCGACGGCAAGTGGCGCTCGGCCGACGACAACGGGACCCTGGAGGTCGTCAATCCCGCCGACGACAGCTACCTGGGTCAGGTCCCGGCCATGGGCGCGGGCGAAGTCGAGGGCGCCGTCGCCGCGGCCGAGGCCGCCTTCAAAGCCTGGCGCCGGGTCACGCCGCAGGAACGCCACGCAAGGCTGACCGCCTGGCACGACGCCGTGGTCGCCGCCAAGGAGGATCTTGCGATCATCATGGTGCTGGAACAGGGCAAACCCCTCTCCGAAGCTCTGGGCGAGATCGACTACGCCGCCTCCTTCCTCCAGTTCTACGCGGAGGAGGCAAAGCGCGTGAACATCGAGAGCGTGACCAGCCACCTGCCGGACGCCGAGATGACGCTGACCCGCGAACCCTTGGGCGTGGCCGCGCTGGTCACTCCCTGGAACTTCCCCTCAGCCATGATCACCCGCAAGGCCGCCGCCGCGCTGGCCGCGGGCTGCTCGGCCGTGGTCTTCCCCTCATCAGAGACGCCCTTCTCGGCCCTCGCGCTGGCCGAACTGGCCGAGCGCGCGGGCCTGCCCGCCGGCCTCTTCAACGTCGTCACCGGCCATCCGCAGACCGTGGGGCCCGCCCTTTGCAGCCACCCGAAAGTGCGCGCCGTCTCCTTCACCGGCTCGACCGAGGTGGGCCGCCTGATCGCCCATCAGGGTGCGGACTCCATGAAGCGCCTGATCCTGGAGCTGGGCGGGCACGCGCCCTTCCTGGTCTTCGCCGACGCCGACCTGGACAAGGCGGTCGAGAGCGCGGTCTCCGCCAAGTTCGCCACCTCCGGCCAGGACTGCCTGGCGGCCAACCGCATCCTGGTGGAGCGCCCGGTCTACGACGCCTTCTGCAAGGCCTACGCCGCGCGCGTCGAAGCGCTCACCCTGGGCCACGGCTTCGAGCCGGAGGTCGAGATCGGCCCGCTGATCAACGAGAAAGCGCTGGAGAAGATGGAGGCCCAGGTGGTCGACGCGCTGGCGCGCGGCGCCAAGCTTGTGACCGGCGGCAAGCGCGCCTGGCCGGGATCGCTCTTCTTCCTGCCCACGCTGCTGACAGATGTGCCCGAGGATGCGCTGATCTTCCGGGAGGAGACCTTTGGCCCGATCGCAGCCGTCGCCGCCTTCGACAGCGAGGCGGAGGCCGTCGAGCGCGCCAACGACACCGACTACGGCCTGGTCGCCTACCTCCACTCCCGCGACGCCGCGCGCTGCCGCCGCCTGGCCGGGGAGCTGGAATACGGTATGGTGGCGGTCAACCGCACCAAGATCACCGGCGCGCCGATCCCCTTCGGCGGCGTCAAGCAGTCCGGCCTGGGGCGCGAGGGATCGCGCCTGGGGCTGGAGGCCTTTACCGAAGTGAAGTACATCTGCCGCGACCTGGGCTGA
- a CDS encoding Lrp/AsnC family transcriptional regulator, with translation MGSVKLDAIDLKILETLQREGRITKTALAERVSLSPTPCWERLKRLEAKGVITGYQAEISLKSLLRFTTVLTEITLKQHTQEAFTRFESAIKEVPEVVSCWATGGGVDYLMQVVARDVDAYQRLIDRLLTADIGIDRYFTYIVTKAVKERGALPLKNLLAESGD, from the coding sequence ATGGGCTCTGTGAAACTCGACGCCATCGACCTGAAGATTCTGGAAACGCTGCAGCGCGAGGGCCGCATCACCAAGACCGCGCTGGCCGAGCGCGTCTCCCTCTCGCCCACGCCCTGCTGGGAGCGGCTGAAGCGCCTGGAAGCCAAGGGTGTCATCACCGGCTACCAGGCGGAGATCAGCTTGAAGAGCCTTCTGCGCTTCACCACGGTCCTGACCGAGATCACCTTGAAGCAGCACACGCAGGAGGCCTTCACCCGCTTTGAATCCGCGATCAAGGAGGTGCCCGAAGTCGTCAGTTGCTGGGCCACCGGCGGGGGCGTTGACTACCTGATGCAAGTGGTCGCCCGCGACGTCGACGCCTATCAGCGGCTGATCGACCGCTTGCTGACCGCCGACATCGGGATCGATCGCTATTTCACCTACATCGTCACCAAGGCGGTGAAGGAGCGCGGCGCGCTGCCCTTGAAGAATCTCCTGGCCGAAAGTGGCGACTGA
- the eutB gene encoding hydroxyectoine utilization dehydratase EutB has translation MSTNAHPDMTSVLKARARLEGRVRRTPMIISESLTRHCKRPVHLKLEHHQITGSFKLRGAMNAVLSLSEQDRARGVTAASTGNHGRGLAYAAKQAGARAVICMSKLVPKNKVEGIERLGADIKIVGKSQDDAQEEVDRLVAEEGLTMLPPFDHADIIAGQGTLGLELMEQAPEIETLLVPLSGGGLISGVALAAKTLKPGLKVVGISMERGAAMAASLEAGKPVVVEELPTLADSLGGGIGLGNKHTFAMVRDLVDETLLLSEAEIAEGVRHAYWEEQEILEGGGAVGIAALLSGKIAGSGPVGVVLSGRNIDMGVHRKLISGEAVEL, from the coding sequence ATGAGCACGAACGCCCATCCTGACATGACCTCGGTGCTCAAGGCCCGCGCCCGGCTCGAAGGGCGCGTGCGCCGCACGCCCATGATTATCTCCGAAAGCCTGACGCGTCACTGCAAGCGCCCGGTCCACCTGAAGCTGGAACACCATCAGATCACCGGCAGCTTCAAGCTGCGCGGCGCGATGAACGCGGTCTTGAGCCTTTCGGAGCAGGACCGAGCGCGCGGCGTGACGGCGGCCTCGACCGGCAATCATGGCCGCGGCCTCGCCTATGCCGCCAAGCAGGCCGGCGCGCGCGCCGTCATCTGCATGTCCAAGCTGGTGCCCAAGAACAAGGTGGAAGGCATCGAGCGCCTGGGCGCCGACATCAAGATCGTCGGCAAGTCCCAGGACGATGCGCAGGAGGAGGTCGACCGGCTGGTGGCGGAGGAGGGGCTGACCATGCTGCCGCCCTTCGATCACGCCGACATCATCGCCGGGCAGGGGACCCTGGGCCTGGAGCTGATGGAGCAGGCGCCGGAGATCGAAACGCTTCTGGTTCCGCTATCCGGCGGCGGCCTCATCTCCGGGGTCGCGCTGGCCGCCAAGACGCTGAAGCCGGGCCTGAAGGTCGTGGGCATCTCCATGGAGCGGGGCGCTGCCATGGCCGCCAGCCTGGAGGCCGGAAAGCCGGTGGTCGTTGAGGAACTGCCGACGCTGGCCGATTCGCTGGGCGGCGGCATCGGGCTCGGCAACAAGCACACCTTCGCCATGGTGCGCGATCTGGTGGACGAGACCCTGCTTCTCAGCGAGGCGGAGATCGCCGAGGGCGTGCGCCACGCCTATTGGGAGGAACAGGAGATTCTGGAGGGCGGCGGCGCGGTCGGGATCGCAGCGCTCTTGTCCGGGAAGATCGCCGGGTCGGGCCCGGTCGGCGTGGTCCTGAGCGGACGAAATATCGACATGGGGGTGCACCGCAAGCTGATTTCCGGCGAAGCGGTCGAGCTTTAG
- the eutC gene encoding ectoine utilization protein EutC gives MADIKILTEADLRQAVALDLDAVDMVEQAFEALATKAVVMPPILRLDIAENNGEVDVKTAYVPGIDSFAIKMSPGFFDNPKLGLPSLNGLMILFSAKTGLVEALLLDNGYLTDVRTAAAGAVAARHLSREDSTVAAVLGAGVQAELQLKALMLVRPIAEARLWARDAAKAAALAQRLSGELGITVTAYQEAQAAVSGADVVVTTTPATSPILMNQWVGPGQHITAMGSDAEHKNEVEPALVARADLYVADSLAQTRRLGELHHALEARALAPEAAKAELGAVIAGKTAGRTSAEQVTLSDLTGTGVQDTAIATLAFQRALAAGAGSDFSS, from the coding sequence ATGGCTGATATCAAGATTCTGACAGAAGCCGACCTGCGCCAGGCCGTCGCCCTGGACCTGGACGCGGTCGACATGGTCGAGCAGGCCTTCGAGGCGCTGGCGACGAAAGCGGTCGTGATGCCCCCGATCTTGCGGCTGGACATCGCCGAGAACAATGGCGAGGTGGACGTGAAGACGGCCTACGTGCCTGGCATCGACTCCTTCGCCATCAAGATGAGCCCCGGTTTCTTCGACAATCCGAAGCTGGGCCTGCCGAGCCTCAACGGCCTGATGATCCTGTTCTCCGCCAAGACCGGTCTGGTCGAGGCCCTGCTGCTCGATAACGGCTATCTGACCGATGTGCGCACCGCGGCGGCGGGTGCGGTGGCGGCGCGTCACCTCTCCCGCGAGGACTCGACGGTGGCGGCGGTGCTGGGCGCCGGAGTGCAGGCGGAATTGCAGTTGAAGGCCCTGATGCTCGTGCGGCCCATCGCGGAGGCGCGGCTCTGGGCGCGCGACGCCGCGAAGGCGGCGGCGCTGGCCCAGCGTCTCTCCGGAGAGCTGGGGATCACCGTCACGGCCTATCAGGAGGCGCAGGCGGCGGTGTCGGGCGCGGATGTGGTCGTCACCACCACGCCGGCGACCAGCCCGATCCTGATGAACCAGTGGGTCGGTCCCGGCCAGCACATCACGGCCATGGGGTCCGACGCCGAGCACAAGAACGAGGTGGAGCCCGCGCTGGTCGCGCGCGCCGACCTTTACGTCGCCGACAGTCTGGCGCAGACGCGCCGCCTGGGTGAGCTTCATCATGCGCTGGAGGCCCGCGCGCTCGCCCCCGAAGCGGCCAAAGCCGAGTTGGGGGCGGTGATCGCCGGCAAGACGGCGGGGCGGACTTCGGCCGAGCAGGTGACGCTCTCGGACCTGACCGGAACCGGGGTTCAGGACACGGCGATCGCAACGCTCGCCTTCCAACGCGCGCTGGCGGCGGGGGCCGGCAGTGATTTTTCTTCGTGA